Genomic segment of Paenalkalicoccus suaedae:
AACCAGTACCGTGAGGGAAAGGTGAAAAGCACCCCGAGAGGGGAGTGAAAGAGATCTTGAAACCGTGTGCCTACAAGTAGTTGGAGCCCGTTAATGGGTGACAGCGTGCCTTTTGTAGAATGAACCGGCGAGTTACGATTACGTGCAAGGTTAAGTTGAAGAGACGGAGCCGCAGCGAAAGCGAGTCTGAATAGGGCGACATAGTACGTGGTTGTAGACCCGAAACCGGGTGATCTACCCATGTCCAGGGTGAAGTCCAGGTAACACTGGATGGAGGCCCGAACCCACGCACGTTGAAAAGTGCGGGGATGAGGTGTGGGTAGGGGTGAAATGCCAATCGAACTCGGAAATAGCTGGTTCTCCCCGAAATAGCTTTAGGGCTAGCCTCGAGGGAAGAGTATTGGAGGTAGAGCACTGATTGGACTAGGGGTCCCCACAGGATTACCGAATTCAGTCAAACTCCGAATGCCAATTACTTATCCTCGGGAGTCAGACTGCGAGTGCTAAGATCCGTAGTCAAAAGGGAAACAGCCCAGACCATCAGCTAAGGTCCCAAAGTATACGTTAAGTGGAAAAGGATGTGGAGTTGCTTAGACAACCAGGATGTTGGCTTAGAAGCAGCCATCATTGAAAGAGTGCGTAATAGCTCACTGGTCGAGTGACTCTGCGCCGAAAATGTACCGGGGCTAAACGTATCACCGAAGCTATGGATTAACACCTTTGGTGTTAATGGTAGGGGAGCGTTCCAAGGGCTGCGAAGCAAGACCGGAAGGACTTGTGGAGCGCTTGGAAGTGAGAATGCCGGTATGAGTAGCGAAAAGAGGGGTGAGAATCCCCTCCGTCGAAAGCCTAAGGGTTCCTGAGGAAGGCTCGTCCACTCAGGGTTAGTCGGGACCTAAGCCGAGGCCGAAAGGCGTAGGCGATGGCAAACAGGTTGATATTCCTGTACCACCACGCTTTTGTTTGAGCAATGGGGGGACGCAGGAAGGTAGGGAATGCGCACGATTGGAAGTGTGCGCTGAAGCAGTGAGGCTGGTAGATAGGCAAATCCGTCTACCGTAAGGTTGAGCTGTGATCACGAGCGAAATTTAGTAGCGAAGTTCCCGATCCTACACTGCCAAGAAAAGCCTCTAGTGAGAAAGCTGGTGCCCGTACCGCAAACCGACACAGGTAGGCGGGAAGAGAATTCTAAGACGCGCGGGAGAACTCTCGTTAAGGAACTCGGCAAAATGACTCCGTAACTTCGGGAGAAGGAGTGCTCTATTAGGGTGCAAGCCCGAGAGAGCCGCAGTGAATAGGCCCAAACGACTGTTTATCAAAAACACAGGTCTCTGCGAAGCCGCAAGGCGAAGTATAGGGGCTGACACCTGCCCGGTGCTGGAAGGTTAAGAGGAGGGGTTATCCCTTACGGGAGAAGCTCTGAATTGAAGCCCCAGTAAACGGCGGCCGTAACTATAACGGTCCTAAGGTAGCGAAATTCCTTGTCGGGTAAGTTCCGACCCGCACGAAAGGTGCAACGATTTGGGCACTGTCTCAACGAGAGACCCGGTGAAATTATATTACCTGTGAAGATGCAGGTTACCCGCGACAGGACGGAAAGACCCCATGGAGCTTTACTGTAGCTTGATATTGGATGTTGGAACAGCTTGTACAGGATAGGTAGGAGCCTTGGAAACCGGAGCGCTAGCTTCGGTGGAGGCATTGGTGGGATACTACCCTGGCTGTTTTGACATTCTAACCTCGAACCGTGATCCGGTTCAGGGACAGTGTCAGGTGGGCAGTTTGACTGGGGCGGTCGCCTCCTAAAAAGTAACGGAGGCGCCCAAAGGTTCCCTCAGAATGGTTGGAAATCATTCGCAGAGTGCAAAGGCATAAGGGAGCTTGACTGCGAGACATACAGGTCGAGCAGGGACGAAAGTCGGGCTTAGTGATCCGGCGGCACCGTATGGAAGGGCCGTCGCTCAACGGATAAAAGCTACCCTGGGGATAACAGGCTAATCTCTCCCAAGAGTCCACATCGACGGGGAGGTTTGGCACCTCGATGTCGGCTCGTCGCATCCTGGGGCTGAAGTAGGTCCCAAGGGTTGGGCTGTTCGCCCATTAAAGCGGCACGCGAGCTGGGTTCAGAACGTCGTGAGACAGTTCGGTCCCTATCCGTCGCGGGCGTTGGAAATTTGAGAGGAGCTGTCCTTAGTACGAGAGGACCGGGATGGACACACCGCTGGTGTACCAGTTGTTCCGCCAGGAGCATAGCTGGGTAGCTACGTGTGGACGGGATAAGTGCTGAAAGCATCTAAGCATGAAGCCCCCCTCAAGATGAGATTTCCCATCACTTATAGTGAGTAAGATCCCTTAGAGATGATGAGGTAGATAGGTCTCGTGTGGAAGCATAGCGATATGCGGAGCTGAGAGATACTAATCGATCGAGGGCTTAACCAAGATATATAGTTTTACAGAAGGCGTCAACTAAGACGATTCTTCTTCTACATGTTCACTATCCAGTTTTGAAAGGTCAACGACCTTTATCTTTCTTGATTCGCATAGCGGAGCAAGAAATCATAGTCTAGTGACGATAGCAGAGAGGTCACACCCGTTCCCATGCCGAACACGGAAGTTAAGCTCTCTAGCGCCGATGGTAGTTGGGGGCTGTCCCCCTGTGAGAGTAGGACGTTGCTGGGCAAACGAGCATCCACCTGATGGTGGGTGTTTTTTTGTGTGTTAAAAAGAGAAACTAGCTACCTTTTTAACGGGAAGGTCGTTGATTTATCGATCGTTTGCGTCAATCGAGAGAGTGTATACGTCTGTTAGGAGGTGGTTTACATCAAATCGGTGCGAGAGTGCGTCAGTTGGATCTTCGTATGCGTCGCCGCAGATTGATTTGCATCAAATGAAGGAGTGTATGCATCAGATAGAACGGCGTTTGCACTAAATCAGAAAGTAGGTACGTCGCTAAATTTTCCGTATATGACTAGTAAATAGTGGGTCCAAATGTATCATAAAAAAAATGCCGAAACCGATAGAATCAAGTAACAAGCGAAGTAGTCCGCAATTTGCGAGAAGTAGCGCAAAACTTGCCAAAAACCAACGCGGAACAAGCACTGTAAAGTATCACAATACAAGCATACTTTAACTATCAAAAAGTAACTCCTATTCAATCGATAAATTCTACAGCACTATGCGATTTACCACATACCATCAACAATTCAGATCTGTATTCATAATCTCTTACCACCTAAAATCCAATAAGTTACAAATGTTTCACATGAAACAAAGGTTAGACCCCTTAGAATGTATAAGCTGGTAAAAAGGTTCAAGTCTAAATTATTAGAAAAATGGAACTATGCCAGTTTGATTGACAGTGGGTAGCTATATTGTTACTCTACTAATAATATTTTCAGGCAGCGAAAGGGGAATGCGTGTAATGTGGGAGAATAAATTTGCTAAAGAGGGCTTAACATTTGATGATGTCTTGTTATTGCCTGCAGAATCAAATGTTTTACCTAGAGATGTATCCGTTGCGACAAAACTATCGGATACGTTGCAGCTTAACATCCCGATTATTAGTGCGGGGATGGACACGGTAACAGAGAGTGGCATGGCAATTGCTATGGCACGTGCTGGTGGACTAGGGATTGTGCATAAGAATATGTCGATCGAAGAGCAAGCAGAGCAAATTGATCGTGTAAAGCGCTCTGAGAGTGGAGTTATCACAAATCCATTCCATTTAACGGAAGATCATCAGGTTTTTGATGCCGAGCATCTAATGGGTAAGTACCGCATCTCAGGAGTACCAATTGCCGATGAGGATCAAAAGCTAGTTGGTATTATCACAAATCGTGACTTACGATTTATTGAGGACTACTCGATTCCGATTAAAGAAGTCATGACAAGTGAAGGTCTTGTTACAGCTCCCGTTGGCACAACATTAAAAGAAGCGCAAGGAATCTTACAAAAACACCGCATTGAAAAACTACCGCTAGTCGATGAGAACGGAAAGCTAAAAGGTTTAATTACTATTAAAGATATTGAGAAAGCAATTGAGTTCCCTCACTCTGCTAAGGATAAGCAAGGTCGTCTATTAGTAGGAGCAGCTGTTGGAGTAGGTGGAGACTCTGATGCGCGTATCAAAGCACTCGTAGCGTCGGAAGTAGATGTACTAGTCATTGATACGGCTCATGGGCACTCACAGGGCGTTATAGATAAGGTAAAGAGTGTACGAGAGCAGTATCCAGACATTAATATTGTTGCCGGTAACGTAGCGACAGCTGAGGCTACGAAGGCGCTGATCGAAGCTGGCGCAAATATCATTAAAGTGGGTATTGGACCAGGCTCTATTTGTACAACTCGTGTAGTTGCAGGTATCGGAGTACCACAGATCACTGCTATCTACGATTGTGCAACAGAAGCGCGCAAGCACGGTGTACCTATTATTGCCGATGGAGGTATTAAGTACTCTGGTGAGATCGCTAAAGCACTTGCTGCTGGTGGTCACGCGGTTATGCTAGGTAGTATGCTTGCTGGTGTAACAGAAAGCCCAGGTGAGCGTGAAATTTTCCAAGGCAGACAGTTTAAAGTGTATCGAGGCATGGGATCACTTGGTGCGATGGAAAAAGGAAGTAAAGACCGTTACTTCCAAGAGGATGCGAAAAAGCTTGTTCCTGAAGGAATTGAAGGTCGTATTCCTTACCGTGGACCACTAAAGGATACGATCCATCAGCTAGTTGGTGGATTGCGCGCTGGAATGGGCTATTGCGGAACTGCTACAGTAAAAGATCTACAGGATAATGGACAGTTTATCCGAATTACAAATGCAGGATTGAAAGAGAGTCATCCACACGACGTTCAAATTACAAAAGAATCACCGAACTATTCCGTGTAAAAGCGGATATCATACGATAGATAGGGGTCTCCCCTATCTATTTTTCTGTACATAAGTGTGATAAAATGCAATTTGTTGAGTAAAAATTGTTTATACGTTGAAAGGATGACATAGATGGCAAAGAAGTTACACATGTCGGCACTAGCAGGCATTGTTTTATTAGCAGGAGTAATGGCAACACCAGTCAAGGCATTTGAGCCGACAGTAGATACAGCGATTTTAGTTGATGCAGAAACTGGTCGCATTTTATATGAGTTAAACGCAGAGCAGGCACTGCCTCCTGCTAGTATGACAAAAATGATGAGTGAGTATTTAATCCTAGAGGCCGTGAACGAAGGGCAAATCTCCTGGGATGATCAGGTTGAAGTAAATGAATTTTTAGCAGGTCTTTCACAGGACCGCGCGTTATCAAATGTCATGATGCGCTCTGATCAAACGTACAGCGTAAAGGAGCTATATGAGTCAGTGGCTATTTATTCAGCTAACGCAGCGACTATGGCACTTGCTGATCATATCGCGGGCTCTGAAGGAGCGTTCGTTGAGCTTATGAACGAGCGAGGAGAAGAGCTTGGTCTCGGTACACCTCTTCGCACTGGCGGCGCTGAAGCAGGCATGGATAACTTAGATGCTATCGCAGAACAAAACCTCGGAACATTCCAATATGTTAACTCTACTGGTCTTCCAAACAGACTACTTAATGGTAGTCATCCAGAGGGCACGAATGAAGAAGACGACAACTATATGTCAGCTAAAGCAACAGCAACACTTGCGTACCACCTCATTAACAATTATCCAGAAGTATTAGATACTGCAAGTATCCCTGAAAAGATTTTCCGCGAGGGAACAACAGACGCTATTACGATGCAAAACTGGAATTGGATGCTTCCGGGCACTCAGTATGGAGATCTAGACTATGAGTACGTGGATGGTCTTAAGACAGGGTTTACGAATACGGCAGGCTACACCTTCACTGGTACTGGTGAAAAGGAAGGCGAACGATTAATTACAGTCGTTATGGGCGCTGATTCAGAAGCACATCGCTTTAATGAAACAGAACGTTTGCTCGAATGGGGCTTTGGGCGTTATTATGAGGAAGAGATCTTCCCTGCTAATATGACGCTTGATTCGTATGAGACTCTCGCTGTCGATAAAGGGGAAGAGGATACCGTTACACTCGCAACATCGGACGCATTCAGTGA
This window contains:
- the guaB gene encoding IMP dehydrogenase, whose translation is MWENKFAKEGLTFDDVLLLPAESNVLPRDVSVATKLSDTLQLNIPIISAGMDTVTESGMAIAMARAGGLGIVHKNMSIEEQAEQIDRVKRSESGVITNPFHLTEDHQVFDAEHLMGKYRISGVPIADEDQKLVGIITNRDLRFIEDYSIPIKEVMTSEGLVTAPVGTTLKEAQGILQKHRIEKLPLVDENGKLKGLITIKDIEKAIEFPHSAKDKQGRLLVGAAVGVGGDSDARIKALVASEVDVLVIDTAHGHSQGVIDKVKSVREQYPDINIVAGNVATAEATKALIEAGANIIKVGIGPGSICTTRVVAGIGVPQITAIYDCATEARKHGVPIIADGGIKYSGEIAKALAAGGHAVMLGSMLAGVTESPGEREIFQGRQFKVYRGMGSLGAMEKGSKDRYFQEDAKKLVPEGIEGRIPYRGPLKDTIHQLVGGLRAGMGYCGTATVKDLQDNGQFIRITNAGLKESHPHDVQITKESPNYSV
- a CDS encoding D-alanyl-D-alanine carboxypeptidase family protein, whose protein sequence is MAKKLHMSALAGIVLLAGVMATPVKAFEPTVDTAILVDAETGRILYELNAEQALPPASMTKMMSEYLILEAVNEGQISWDDQVEVNEFLAGLSQDRALSNVMMRSDQTYSVKELYESVAIYSANAATMALADHIAGSEGAFVELMNERGEELGLGTPLRTGGAEAGMDNLDAIAEQNLGTFQYVNSTGLPNRLLNGSHPEGTNEEDDNYMSAKATATLAYHLINNYPEVLDTASIPEKIFREGTTDAITMQNWNWMLPGTQYGDLDYEYVDGLKTGFTNTAGYTFTGTGEKEGERLITVVMGADSEAHRFNETERLLEWGFGRYYEEEIFPANMTLDSYETLAVDKGEEDTVTLATSDAFSELITEGEEEMFSYSVELNQELLNEEGQIEAPVEEGQVIGQMIVEFTGEEQPSYLPGLENTSNSVDIVTTSSVERAGWFSLTMRNIGDFFSGLWGSVTDTVRGWL